One region of Pseudomonas sp. ABC1 genomic DNA includes:
- a CDS encoding PhoX family phosphatase, whose amino-acid sequence MHDQESTDLERIASLSRRGFIGMGALGAAAFFLGGLPLGSAHAGAVRSRLLGFDNLPASTRDAVVLPEGYQSRVLISWGQPLAEDGPAFRHDGGNSAVEQLQQFGDNNDGMSFFPWPGDADRALMAINNEYVNYQYLLAHGGLPQSAEDVLKAQSAEGVTVIEVRRQQGEWCFVPGSSYNRRIHGNTPIGVSGPARGHALLRTAADPQGIEVLGTFQNCSSGQTPWGTYLTCEENFTDCFGSGDPQLSLDADQKRYSVTHASQGNDWHRFDPRFDIAQHPNELNRHGWIVEIDPFDPQSRPLKRTALGRFKHENAALATSRDGRVVVYMGDDERGEFIYKFVSRDRLQPGDARANRDILDHGTLYVASFDAGDGDRDQPKGRGRWIELRHGRNGLTEDNGFTSQADVLIRARQAGSQVGATRMDRPEWIAVSPHDGQVYCTLTNNSKRGEDGQPVAGPNPRANNLYGQILRWREDADDAAALAFDWDLFIIAGNPVAHPGSANAGSRQINAANMFNSPDGLGFDRDGRLWVLTDGKYSNSGDYVGMGNNQMLCADPESGEIRRFMVGPVGCEVTGLAFAPDYRTLFVGIQHPGEEGGSGFPDHVPGGRPRSSVMAITRTDGGIIGA is encoded by the coding sequence ATGCACGATCAAGAATCGACCGACCTCGAACGCATCGCCAGCCTGTCCCGCCGTGGTTTCATCGGCATGGGCGCCCTGGGTGCCGCCGCTTTCTTCCTGGGTGGCTTGCCGCTGGGGAGTGCCCATGCCGGCGCCGTTCGCAGTCGCCTGCTGGGATTCGACAATCTTCCTGCTTCCACACGCGATGCTGTCGTTCTGCCGGAGGGCTATCAGTCCCGCGTACTGATCAGTTGGGGCCAGCCGCTGGCTGAAGACGGTCCGGCCTTCCGTCATGACGGTGGCAACAGCGCCGTCGAGCAGTTGCAGCAGTTCGGCGACAACAACGACGGCATGAGTTTCTTCCCCTGGCCGGGCGACGCGGACCGGGCGCTGATGGCGATCAACAACGAATACGTGAACTACCAGTACCTGCTGGCCCATGGCGGCTTGCCGCAATCGGCGGAGGATGTGCTCAAGGCGCAATCAGCCGAAGGGGTGACGGTCATCGAGGTGCGGCGCCAGCAGGGCGAGTGGTGCTTCGTGCCGGGCTCCAGCTACAACCGGCGCATCCACGGCAATACACCGATCGGTGTCAGCGGGCCGGCGCGCGGGCATGCGCTATTGCGTACCGCTGCCGATCCGCAGGGTATCGAAGTGCTGGGCACCTTCCAGAACTGCTCCAGCGGGCAGACGCCCTGGGGCACCTACCTGACCTGTGAGGAAAATTTCACCGACTGTTTCGGCAGCGGCGATCCACAACTGTCGCTGGATGCCGACCAGAAGCGCTACAGCGTCACCCATGCCAGCCAAGGCAACGACTGGCACCGCTTCGACCCGCGATTCGATATTGCGCAGCATCCGAACGAGCTCAACCGGCACGGCTGGATTGTCGAGATCGACCCGTTCGACCCGCAGTCCCGTCCGCTCAAACGCACCGCCCTGGGGCGCTTCAAGCATGAGAACGCGGCGCTCGCCACCAGTCGCGATGGCCGGGTGGTGGTCTACATGGGCGACGACGAGCGGGGCGAGTTCATCTACAAGTTCGTCAGTCGCGACCGTCTGCAACCCGGCGATGCCCGCGCCAACCGCGATATTCTCGACCACGGCACGCTCTACGTGGCCAGCTTCGATGCCGGTGATGGCGACCGCGACCAGCCAAAGGGCCGTGGTCGCTGGATCGAGCTGCGCCATGGGCGCAACGGCCTGACCGAAGACAACGGCTTCACCAGCCAGGCCGATGTGCTGATCCGCGCCCGCCAGGCCGGTAGCCAGGTCGGTGCCACGCGCATGGACCGTCCGGAGTGGATCGCGGTCAGCCCGCACGACGGGCAGGTCTATTGCACCCTGACCAACAACAGCAAGCGCGGCGAAGATGGCCAACCGGTCGCCGGGCCGAATCCGCGTGCGAACAACCTCTACGGGCAGATCCTGCGCTGGCGCGAGGATGCTGACGATGCGGCGGCATTGGCGTTCGACTGGGACCTGTTCATCATCGCCGGCAATCCCGTGGCGCACCCTGGCAGCGCGAATGCCGGTTCGCGCCAGATCAATGCCGCCAATATGTTCAACAGCCCGGACGGGCTGGGTTTCGACCGCGATGGGCGGCTGTGGGTGCTGACCGATGGTAAGTACAGCAACAGCGGCGACTACGTGGGGATGGGCAATAACCAGATGCTCTGCGCCGACCCCGAGAGCGGCGAGATTCGCCGCTTCATGGTCGGGCCAGTGGGCTGCGAGGTCACCGGCCTGGCTTTCGCGCCGGACTACCGGACGCTGTTCGTCGGCATCCAGCATCCCGGCGAGGAGGGCGGTTCCGGCTTTCCCGACCATGTGCCCGGCGGGCGTCCACGCTCCTCGGTGATGGCGATCACAAGGACGGATGGTGGAATCATCGGCGCTTGA
- a CDS encoding sigma-70 family RNA polymerase sigma factor, with product MSIAPPDTSSHAQLDALYREHHRWLNGWLRQRLGDREQAADISHDTFVRLIAGTLVQPLREPRSFLATVAKRVMVDHLRRRSLEQAYLEAVALEPELAACSPEERLLMLETLLQLDAMLDGLGPKVRQAFLLAQLDGLGYAEIARRLGVSVSSVTKYMAKATEQCLLFALDAQG from the coding sequence ATGTCCATTGCGCCCCCAGATACATCGAGCCACGCCCAGCTGGACGCGCTCTACCGCGAGCATCATCGCTGGCTGAACGGTTGGCTGCGTCAGCGTTTGGGGGATCGCGAGCAGGCGGCCGATATCAGCCATGACACCTTCGTCCGGTTGATCGCCGGGACCTTGGTCCAGCCCTTGCGCGAGCCGCGCAGCTTCCTCGCCACGGTGGCCAAGCGGGTGATGGTCGACCACCTGCGTCGGCGCAGCCTGGAGCAGGCTTACCTGGAGGCCGTGGCCCTCGAACCCGAACTGGCGGCCTGTTCGCCGGAAGAACGCCTGCTGATGCTGGAAACCCTGTTGCAACTCGATGCGATGCTCGACGGCCTCGGCCCCAAGGTGCGCCAGGCTTTTTTGCTGGCGCAACTGGATGGCCTGGGCTATGCCGAGATCGCCAGGCGCCTTGGGGTTTCGGTCAGTTCGGTGACCAAGTACATGGCCAAGGCCACCGAACAGTGCCTGCTGTTCGCCCTGGACGCCCAAGGGTGA
- a CDS encoding type II toxin-antitoxin system death-on-curing family toxin, which translates to MIIWVSKQLALAIHERQLAEHGGANGTRDEGLLDSALARPQQFHAYGEPPPDLADLAASLAYGLARNHPFLDGNKRTAHVCYRVFLQLNDCKLVASDEEKYAAMLGLAEGSIDEAGFAQWLRSRIVIDPPASVQEPAGQYG; encoded by the coding sequence ATGATCATCTGGGTCAGTAAACAGCTGGCGTTGGCTATTCATGAGCGTCAACTGGCCGAGCATGGCGGTGCCAACGGCACACGCGATGAGGGACTGCTGGACTCTGCCCTGGCACGCCCGCAGCAGTTCCATGCCTATGGCGAACCACCACCGGATCTGGCTGACCTGGCGGCAAGCCTGGCGTATGGCCTGGCTCGCAACCACCCATTCCTCGATGGCAACAAACGCACAGCACATGTTTGCTACCGTGTTTTTTTGCAGCTCAATGATTGCAAGCTGGTTGCCAGCGATGAAGAGAAATATGCCGCGATGCTCGGCCTGGCCGAAGGCTCCATCGACGAAGCCGGCTTCGCCCAGTGGCTGCGCAGCCGCATCGTCATCGACCCACCGGCCTCCGTGCAGGAGCCGGCGGGGCAGTATGGCTGA
- a CDS encoding TonB-dependent receptor, whose translation MTRTPSSQPLARTPLAAAILGVTLALPLGLIAPLLGHDGQAHAETRMQTYSIPAGALGSALARFANEAGVVLSFDAALTNGRQSPGLQGRYSVEQGFSRLLAGTGLQALAGQGGNFSLVPAVEAGEALELSSVAISGKVQGATTEGTGSYTTGAVSIGKSVQSLRETPQSVTVMTRQVMDDKNLNTLDQVLSKTPGLSFTQRNFGSHRYQSRGFDIDDEAYMMDGIPGQAYNMTGWMPTDMAIYDRVEVLRGAAGLLVGAGGPGGAINLVRKRPTAEPQFSITTRAGSWDNYRLDLDGSSRLNDAGTLRGRFVAAYEDKGSYLDGLDAKTPLLYGIVEADLTDDTTLTLSVRRQRTEIRGYTIFNLPRYSNGQSLDISRSTSLTQDWNKHETELDEVFTELAHRLNDDWTLKTSLTHSEGGFDQALAYARGAVNPVTQAGSTFRSVEFRNTSANSSGIDSFLEGRFDAFGRSHQVTVGANWSKQEITEKRAPVSINVPIDIFDVDRHAFAKPARPAWSVISDYVDTRAGVYANTRLRLSEPLSLVLGARVSWYKYDFDNRFGSGDYVARQHRQVTPFAGLIYDIDQNWSWYASYADIFKPQSNQRNVGGSFLDPAVGTNYETGIKGELLDKRLNLSLALFYIKREDVSVEDKANSGQCLSNDTWGTCYINGGIQRSKGFDVEASGEVLPGLEVLAGYTYNMTSSAGNAAMTIDTPKHLARVSTSYTLPGNWSRLTLGAGVSAQSGYVNETTLGDEYGSPGRAILDARASWKLDEHWKVSLTGENLTDRKYYATAVGTDRGNIFGDPRSYMLTLRGDF comes from the coding sequence ATGACACGCACTCCATCCTCGCAGCCTCTTGCGAGAACGCCGCTCGCGGCCGCCATTCTCGGCGTCACCCTGGCGCTGCCGCTGGGACTTATCGCGCCGCTGCTCGGCCATGATGGCCAGGCGCATGCCGAAACGCGCATGCAGACCTACTCGATACCCGCAGGTGCGCTGGGTTCGGCACTGGCTCGCTTCGCCAATGAGGCAGGTGTGGTGCTCTCTTTCGATGCGGCGCTGACCAATGGCAGGCAAAGCCCGGGCCTGCAGGGCCGCTACAGCGTCGAGCAAGGTTTCTCGCGCCTGCTGGCGGGGACTGGGCTGCAAGCGCTGGCCGGCCAGGGGGGCAACTTCAGCCTGGTGCCCGCAGTCGAGGCCGGTGAGGCGCTGGAGCTTTCTTCGGTGGCCATTTCAGGCAAGGTGCAGGGTGCGACGACCGAGGGTACGGGCTCATACACCACGGGGGCCGTGAGCATCGGCAAGTCTGTGCAATCGCTGCGCGAGACGCCGCAATCGGTCACCGTCATGACGCGCCAGGTGATGGACGACAAGAACCTGAATACCCTGGACCAGGTGCTCTCCAAGACGCCAGGTCTGTCCTTCACTCAGCGTAACTTCGGTTCCCATCGATATCAGTCGCGTGGCTTCGATATCGACGACGAAGCCTACATGATGGACGGTATTCCCGGTCAGGCCTACAACATGACCGGCTGGATGCCCACTGACATGGCCATTTATGACCGTGTCGAGGTCCTGCGTGGAGCGGCGGGTCTGCTGGTGGGCGCCGGTGGTCCGGGCGGTGCGATCAACCTGGTGCGCAAACGGCCAACCGCGGAGCCGCAATTCTCCATCACCACGCGGGCCGGCTCCTGGGATAACTACCGCCTGGATCTGGATGGCAGCAGCCGACTCAATGATGCGGGTACGCTGCGCGGGCGTTTCGTTGCCGCCTATGAAGACAAAGGCTCCTACCTGGACGGGCTGGATGCGAAAACCCCTCTGCTGTACGGCATCGTCGAGGCGGACCTGACGGATGACACCACCCTGACCCTGAGCGTGCGGCGTCAACGAACCGAGATCAGGGGCTATACCATTTTCAACCTGCCCCGCTACAGCAATGGTCAGTCGCTGGATATTTCCCGCTCCACGTCATTGACCCAGGACTGGAACAAGCATGAGACCGAGCTCGATGAGGTGTTCACCGAGCTTGCCCATCGCCTCAACGATGACTGGACCCTCAAGACCTCGCTGACTCACTCCGAAGGCGGCTTCGACCAGGCGCTGGCCTATGCGCGTGGTGCGGTCAATCCGGTCACCCAGGCCGGCTCTACGTTCCGCAGTGTCGAATTTCGCAACACCAGCGCCAACAGTTCCGGCATAGACAGTTTTCTGGAAGGCCGCTTCGATGCATTCGGGCGTAGCCACCAGGTGACGGTGGGGGCCAACTGGTCGAAGCAGGAAATCACCGAGAAGCGAGCACCGGTATCGATCAATGTGCCGATCGACATCTTCGATGTGGACCGTCATGCCTTCGCCAAGCCGGCCCGTCCGGCCTGGTCGGTGATCAGCGACTACGTAGATACGCGGGCAGGTGTCTACGCCAATACCCGCCTGCGTCTGTCCGAGCCATTGAGCCTGGTGCTCGGTGCGCGTGTCAGTTGGTACAAGTACGACTTCGACAATCGCTTCGGCAGTGGTGACTACGTGGCCCGGCAGCATCGGCAGGTCACGCCCTTTGCCGGCCTGATCTACGACATCGACCAGAACTGGTCCTGGTATGCCAGCTATGCCGATATCTTCAAACCGCAAAGCAACCAGCGCAATGTCGGGGGCTCCTTTCTCGATCCGGCCGTCGGTACGAACTACGAAACCGGAATCAAGGGTGAATTGCTCGACAAGCGGCTGAATCTTTCCCTCGCGCTGTTCTACATCAAGCGCGAGGATGTTTCTGTCGAGGACAAGGCCAATTCAGGCCAGTGCCTGAGCAACGACACCTGGGGAACCTGCTATATCAACGGTGGCATCCAGCGCAGCAAGGGGTTCGATGTGGAGGCCAGCGGTGAAGTACTGCCAGGCCTGGAAGTGTTGGCGGGCTACACCTACAACATGACCAGCAGCGCTGGCAACGCAGCCATGACCATCGATACGCCGAAGCATCTCGCCCGGGTCAGCACCAGCTATACCCTGCCTGGAAACTGGAGCCGCCTGACGCTGGGTGCTGGGGTTTCCGCGCAGTCCGGCTATGTGAACGAAACGACCCTGGGTGACGAGTACGGCTCTCCCGGTCGCGCCATCCTGGATGCGCGCGCCTCCTGGAAGCTCGACGAGCACTGGAAAGTCAGCCTGACCGGGGAGAACCTGACGGACCGCAAGTATTACGCGACTGCCGTTGGAACCGACCGTGGCAATATCTTCGGCGATCCGCGTTCCTACATGCTGACCCTGCGTGGGGACTTCTGA
- a CDS encoding FecR domain-containing protein: MNLPAQRQALRDAAQWHARLGAAPDCARTREQWQAWYGHADIHQWAWQRLELLQSELQGLPGPLARRALGRGVAQPMRRTVLKGLVLGLGVSGLAWSGYRQAPVWLADLRTRTGERRSLVLSDGTRLTLNTASAVDIRFDAGQRLLVLRAGEILVETGKDPRPFKVRSAHGEMRALGTRFSVRQFADHTALDVQQHAVAVRNAPDAAEVRVDAGMGLDFADGPLPAPRLSDPSHGAWSQGRLVIDDWRLDRVLAELQRYRPGFIECADEVAGLRLSGAYPLDDTDRALAAIVQALPVRVEMRTRYWVRVRPRV, from the coding sequence GTGAATCTTCCGGCCCAGCGCCAGGCCCTGCGCGATGCCGCCCAGTGGCACGCACGCCTTGGCGCCGCGCCGGATTGCGCCCGGACCCGTGAGCAATGGCAGGCCTGGTATGGGCACGCAGACATCCATCAATGGGCCTGGCAGCGGCTGGAACTCTTGCAGAGCGAGTTGCAGGGCCTGCCCGGGCCGTTGGCGCGGCGCGCCCTGGGCCGTGGCGTCGCGCAGCCGATGCGGCGCACGGTCCTCAAGGGGCTGGTGCTGGGCCTGGGCGTTTCCGGGCTGGCCTGGAGCGGGTATCGGCAGGCGCCCGTCTGGCTTGCCGACCTGCGCACCCGCACCGGCGAGCGCCGCAGCCTGGTCCTGTCGGACGGCACTCGCCTTACGCTGAATACCGCCAGTGCCGTGGATATCCGTTTCGATGCCGGGCAGCGGCTGCTCGTCCTGCGGGCCGGCGAGATCCTGGTCGAAACGGGCAAGGACCCCCGGCCCTTCAAGGTGCGTAGCGCCCATGGCGAGATGCGCGCTCTGGGCACGCGCTTCAGTGTGCGGCAGTTCGCCGATCACACCGCGCTCGATGTCCAGCAGCATGCCGTTGCCGTGCGCAATGCGCCCGATGCTGCCGAAGTGCGGGTCGATGCCGGCATGGGCCTCGATTTTGCTGATGGTCCTCTGCCTGCGCCACGGCTCTCCGATCCGAGCCATGGCGCCTGGAGCCAGGGGCGCCTGGTGATCGACGACTGGCGCCTGGACCGTGTGCTGGCCGAGTTGCAACGCTATCGGCCAGGTTTCATCGAGTGTGCTGACGAGGTTGCCGGCCTGCGTCTGTCCGGCGCCTACCCGCTGGACGACACCGACCGTGCTCTCGCCGCCATCGTCCAGGCGCTGCCGGTGCGTGTCGAGATGCGTACACGTTATTGGGTGCGCGTCCGCCCGCGTGTTTGA
- the zur gene encoding zinc uptake transcriptional repressor Zur, translating into MLKPYTARTPLACTPHDHSHCVNDALANAEAVCARQGVRLTALRKRVLELVWDSHKPLGAYDILAVLSEQDGRRAAPPTVYRALDFLQDNGLVHRIASLNAFIGCSHPEHPHQGQFLICRNCHTAIELEQPAIAEAIVGAAKAVGFAVEGQTVEVVGLCTACQAAA; encoded by the coding sequence ATGCTCAAACCTTATACCGCCAGGACGCCGTTGGCCTGTACGCCGCACGACCACTCCCATTGCGTCAACGATGCGCTGGCCAATGCCGAGGCGGTCTGCGCACGCCAGGGGGTACGCCTGACCGCGTTGCGCAAGCGCGTGCTGGAACTGGTCTGGGACAGCCACAAGCCGCTCGGTGCCTACGACATTCTGGCGGTGCTGAGCGAGCAGGACGGCCGCCGCGCCGCGCCGCCGACGGTCTACCGGGCACTGGATTTCCTGCAGGACAACGGCCTGGTGCACCGTATCGCCTCGCTCAACGCCTTCATCGGCTGTAGCCATCCCGAGCATCCGCACCAGGGGCAGTTCCTGATCTGCCGTAACTGCCATACCGCCATCGAGCTGGAGCAGCCTGCGATCGCCGAAGCCATCGTCGGTGCGGCGAAGGCGGTCGGCTTTGCCGTCGAGGGCCAGACGGTCGAGGTGGTCGGACTCTGCACGGCCTGTCAGGCGGCGGCATGA
- the mqo gene encoding malate dehydrogenase (quinone), which translates to MMKKIIKALLGISVSLAVALTLFLYWPLYQRSVPPAENEQPVDVVLIGGGIMSVTLATYLQELEPSWNLHLFERQDGVAQESSNGWNNAGTGHSGYAEMNYTPELADGSIETKRAVGIVEQFEISRQFWAHQVEQGRLPKPSDFINPTPHMSFVWGDENIEYLRKRHAALVKNPMFYGMQFSEDPEQIRQWAPLLMEGRDPAQKVAATFMPLGTDVNFGVITNQLTQALQKSENFHLELSHEVTALHQNEDKTWSVTVLDIGTGKERTIKSRFVFIGAGGASLKLLQLSGIPESRDYAGFPVGGQFLAFEAPAIAERHDVKAYGKAEAGSPPMSVPHLDARKLDGKPVVLFGPFALQSTKFLKDGSWFDLFSSVTHNNFGGMLRVGSENLDLVKYLVQQAALSDADRHAELLKYFPNAKPEDWKLVTAGQRVQVIKRDPQQGMILQFGTEIVSDADGTIAALLGASPGASTSPPIMLNVLAKVFPQQMAAGWEARLKEIVPSYGRNINDSATLTNEIRWKTSQALQLPYLNVPDADSEQAVSAPAATNEPAIDDDGSNKELQAP; encoded by the coding sequence ATCATGAAAAAGATCATTAAAGCCTTGCTTGGAATAAGTGTGTCACTGGCGGTGGCACTGACACTCTTCCTCTACTGGCCGCTGTACCAGCGCAGCGTGCCCCCCGCAGAGAACGAACAGCCGGTGGACGTGGTGCTGATCGGTGGCGGCATCATGAGCGTGACCCTGGCGACCTATCTGCAGGAGCTGGAACCAAGCTGGAACCTGCATCTGTTCGAGCGCCAGGACGGCGTCGCACAAGAGAGTTCGAACGGCTGGAACAACGCCGGCACCGGGCACTCCGGGTATGCCGAAATGAATTACACCCCCGAACTGGCGGATGGCTCCATCGAGACCAAGCGCGCGGTCGGGATCGTCGAACAATTCGAAATCTCGCGCCAGTTCTGGGCGCACCAGGTCGAACAGGGCCGTCTGCCCAAGCCGTCCGACTTCATCAACCCGACGCCGCACATGAGCTTCGTCTGGGGCGACGAGAACATCGAGTACCTGCGCAAGCGCCATGCCGCGCTGGTGAAGAACCCGATGTTCTATGGCATGCAGTTCTCCGAGGACCCGGAGCAGATTCGCCAGTGGGCGCCGCTGCTGATGGAAGGCCGCGATCCGGCGCAGAAGGTGGCTGCCACCTTTATGCCGCTGGGCACCGACGTCAACTTCGGCGTGATCACCAACCAGCTCACCCAGGCACTGCAAAAGAGCGAGAACTTCCACCTGGAGCTGAGCCATGAGGTGACGGCCCTGCACCAGAACGAGGACAAGACCTGGAGCGTCACCGTACTCGATATCGGCACGGGCAAGGAGCGCACCATCAAGTCGCGCTTCGTCTTCATCGGCGCCGGCGGCGCTTCGCTGAAACTGCTGCAACTGTCCGGTATCCCCGAGTCCCGCGACTATGCGGGCTTCCCGGTCGGCGGCCAGTTCCTCGCCTTCGAGGCACCCGCCATCGCCGAACGCCATGATGTGAAAGCCTACGGCAAGGCCGAGGCCGGCTCGCCGCCGATGTCCGTACCGCACCTGGATGCGCGCAAACTCGACGGCAAGCCCGTGGTGCTGTTCGGACCCTTCGCACTGCAGAGCACCAAGTTCCTCAAGGATGGCTCCTGGTTCGACCTGTTCTCCTCGGTCACGCACAACAACTTCGGCGGCATGCTGCGCGTCGGCAGCGAGAACCTGGACCTGGTCAAATACCTGGTGCAACAGGCGGCCCTGAGCGATGCGGACCGCCATGCCGAACTGCTCAAGTACTTCCCCAACGCCAAGCCGGAAGACTGGAAACTGGTGACCGCCGGCCAACGTGTCCAGGTGATCAAGCGCGACCCGCAGCAAGGCATGATCCTGCAATTCGGTACGGAAATCGTCAGCGACGCGGACGGCACCATCGCCGCCCTGCTGGGCGCCTCGCCCGGTGCGTCCACCTCGCCACCGATCATGCTGAACGTGCTGGCCAAGGTCTTCCCGCAACAGATGGCCGCCGGCTGGGAAGCGCGCCTGAAGGAAATCGTCCCGTCCTACGGACGCAACATCAACGACAGCGCGACGCTGACCAACGAAATTCGCTGGAAGACCAGCCAGGCCCTGCAACTGCCCTACCTGAACGTGCCGGATGCCGACAGCGAACAGGCCGTGTCCGCTCCCGCCGCCACGAACGAGCCGGCTATCGATGACGATGGCAGCAACAAGGAATTGCAGGCACCGTAA
- a CDS encoding AbrB/MazE/SpoVT family DNA-binding domain-containing protein — MKLKISAIGNSAGVILPKEILARLRLEKGDELYVLETPDGIKLTPFDPTLAEQMAVAEQIMREDRQVLHKLAQ; from the coding sequence ATGAAACTCAAGATCAGCGCCATCGGCAACTCTGCCGGCGTCATCCTGCCCAAGGAAATCCTCGCTCGCCTGCGCCTGGAAAAAGGCGACGAGCTGTATGTGCTGGAAACCCCCGACGGCATCAAGCTCACCCCATTCGATCCGACCCTGGCCGAGCAGATGGCCGTGGCCGAACAGATCATGCGTGAAGACCGGCAAGTCCTGCACAAACTGGCGCAGTGA